The genomic segment GCCTTCGGACCGCGCCACGAGGGCGACGGCGAGATCATCCAGGGCTGGTGGACCGACTAGTCGGCGAGGACGTCGACCGGGCCTTCGACCCAGACCTTGACCCGGTCGCCCGGGTGCCAGGCGGGGAAACCGAGACGGCGACAGCGCAGCTCGCGGCCGGTGCGAAGACGCAGGCGGAGCATCTGGTCGTGACCGTAGAAGTGGCGCCCTACGACCTCGGCCTCGACCGCGCGTGACGGCCCCTCCATCCCGATCGCGAGCGACTCGGGGCGGATGGCGATCGCGACTCTGCCGCTGGTGCCCTCCGGCACCGAGATCGGTCCGAGGTCGGTCTCCGCGCGATGGCCGGTGACCTCGCCGTCGAGCAGCTCGACCTCGCCGAGGAACTCCGCCATCCAGCGGTTGACAGGTCGCGTGTAGACCTCCTCGGGCGTCCCCACCTGCTCGATCCGTCCGGCCCGCATGACCGCGACTGTCTCGGCCAGGCTGAGCGCCTCCTGCTGGTCGTGGGTCACGAACAGCGCGGTCACGCCCGCCTCGGAGAGGATCTCGCGGATCTCCTCGCGCAGGCGCTCGCGCAGGATCGCGTCGAGATTCGAGAACGGCTCGTCGAGCAGTACGAGCTCGGGTCGCGGCGCGAGCGCTCGGGCGAGCGCGACGCGCTGCTGCTGCCCGCCGGAGAGCTGGTGGACCGGCCGGTCGCGCTCGGCGCCGAGGCCGACGAGGTCGAGGACCTCCGCGATCCGGGCGGCGTCGGGGTTGCGCCCGAGCCCGTAGCCGACGTTGCCGGAGACGTCGAGGTGGGGGAACAGCGCGTAGTCCTGGAAGACCATCCCGATCCGCCGCTTCTCGGGCGGCGTCCACTTCGAGTCCGAGCTGACGACGCGGTCGCCGATCGTGATCTCGCCGGCGTCGGCGCGCTCGAGTCCCGCGATCGCGCGCAGTGCCGTCGTCTTGCCGCAGCCCGACGGACCGAGCAACGCGCAGATCCGCCCGGCGGGCACCTCGAGGTCGAGACCGTCGACCGCGCGCGTCTCGCCGAAGTACTTGCGAAGCCCGCTCACGCGCAACGCCGAGGCCGCTGCGGCGAGCTCGCCGCGCGCGGCGGCGGCGGGGTCTGTCGTGATCTCGGTCACGAGGCCACGGTACCTCGCTCGGAGAGCAGGTAGAGCGGGGGAGCGGCGATCGCGAGCAGGATCAGCGCCGGGATCGCGCTCGCCTCGTAGAAGCCGAACTGCGTCTGGCGCCAGATGTCGGTCGCGAGGGTGTCGAAGCCGGTCGGCGCGAGGATCAGCGTCGCCGGCAGCTCCTTGAGAGCGTGCAGGAAGACGAGCGCGGATCCGGCGAGGATCCCGCCGCGGACCAAGGGCACGGTCACCGTGCGAAGCACGGTCAGCGGCCCGCGGCCGAGGCCTCGCGCGGCCTCCTCGACCCGCGGTGAGACCTGCGCCAGCGAGGAGCCGATCGAGCCGATCGCGAGCGGCAGGTAGTGGATCGTCAGTGCGAAGATCAGCAGCGCGACGGTCTGGTAGACGAACGGCGCGGCGCGGGTTGCCGTGTAGACCATCGCCAGCGCGACGACGACTCCCGGCAGCGCGTAGCCGGCGTAGCCGCAGCGCTCGATGAACCGGGTCAGCGGGTTCGGGAAGCGACCGGCGAGCACGGCGACGACGAGTGCCGCGACGGTCGCGATCAGCGCCGCCCAGAAGCCGGTGAGGATCGAGTTGCCGGCGAACCCGGCCACGGCGCCGAGCGTCGTCGATCCGTCGTCGATCCCCTGCGTCGCCCAGTAGACGAGGACGCCGACCGGCATCACGAGGGCGATCGCGACGACCGCCGAGCAGAGCCCGAGGGCTGGCCAGCGCCAGCGGCCGAGCGCCACCGGCGTCGCGGGCCGGGCCGATCCGGGGCCGAGCCGGTGCAGCGCGTGGCGGTTTCGCAGCCGCGAGGCGACCCAGAGTCCGATCACCATCAGCACGACGAGGACCGTCCCGAGCGCGGCGGTCTCGACGCGGTCGAAGGCCGAGGAGTAGGCGACGTAGATCTCGGAGGTGAACGAGTCGAAGCGCAGGATCGAGACGGCGCCGAAGTCGCTCAGCACGTAGAGCGCGACGAGCAGCGCACCGGCGGCGATCGGCGGCCAGAGTTGCGGCAGGACGATCGTGCGGAAGACCTCGCGCGGCGAGCGCCCCATCCCGCGGGCCGCCTCCTCGAGCTGCGGGTCGAGTCGCTTCAGCGTGCCGCGGACCGGGATCAGGATCAGCGGATAGGTGAACAGGCTGAGCACGATCCAGGCCCCGGTGAAGCCGTAGACCGACGGCAGCGAGCCGGCGCCGATCGCGTCGGCGAGCAGCCCCTGGGGGCCGAGCGCGGCGACGAAGAGGTAGGCGCCGACGTAGCTCGGGATCACCAGCGGCAGCGTGCAGAGCGTCGCCCAGAGGCGCCGGCCCGGTAGGTCGGTGCGGACGGTCAGCCAGCCGAGCGGAACCGCGATCACGATCGCCGTTGCGACGACGGCCGCGACGAGCGCCAGCGTCCGCACGAGGATCCCCGCGACGCGGCTCGAGAACGCCGCCGACAGCGCATCGCCGATCGCGCCCGCATCGACGATGAGCAGGTAGAGGGCGGGCAGCACCGCGGCGAGCGCGACGAGGATTCCGAGCGCCGTCAGCACGAGCGGCGGCCGCGCGGCCATCGACCGGCGGGCCGGCGGGGCCTCGAACCCGGCGTCGCCGAGGCTCTGGGTGCCGGCCTCCATACGCGCAGCTGCCGGGCGGCGCCTAGAGCGCCCCGGTCTCCTCCATCAGCTCGACGGTCTGCTGGAGCTCGGCGAGGTCGAGCGGCTCGGACGGCGGCGCGGGGATCTTCGCGAGCGGCAGCTCGAGCGAGGGGTCGCGCTTGACCCCGGGCACCAGCGGATACTCCTTCGAGCTCGTCGTGAAGAAGCTCTGCGACTCGTCGTTCAGCATGAACCTGACGTAGTCGAAGGCCTCCTCCTTGCGATCGGAGCCCTCGAGGACGCCGATCGTCGTCAGCAGCACGGTCGAGCCGAGCCCCTGCTTCGGGTAGAAGAGCTCGACGGGGTAGTCGTCGCCCTCCTGGGCGATGGCCTGAGCCACGTAGTAGTGGTTGATCAGCCCGGCGTCGATCTCGCCGTTGGCGATCGCGTCGCGGAGCGCGACGTTGTTC from the Thermoleophilia bacterium SCSIO 60948 genome contains:
- a CDS encoding iron ABC transporter permease → MEAGTQSLGDAGFEAPPARRSMAARPPLVLTALGILVALAAVLPALYLLIVDAGAIGDALSAAFSSRVAGILVRTLALVAAVVATAIVIAVPLGWLTVRTDLPGRRLWATLCTLPLVIPSYVGAYLFVAALGPQGLLADAIGAGSLPSVYGFTGAWIVLSLFTYPLILIPVRGTLKRLDPQLEEAARGMGRSPREVFRTIVLPQLWPPIAAGALLVALYVLSDFGAVSILRFDSFTSEIYVAYSSAFDRVETAALGTVLVVLMVIGLWVASRLRNRHALHRLGPGSARPATPVALGRWRWPALGLCSAVVAIALVMPVGVLVYWATQGIDDGSTTLGAVAGFAGNSILTGFWAALIATVAALVVAVLAGRFPNPLTRFIERCGYAGYALPGVVVALAMVYTATRAAPFVYQTVALLIFALTIHYLPLAIGSIGSSLAQVSPRVEEAARGLGRGPLTVLRTVTVPLVRGGILAGSALVFLHALKELPATLILAPTGFDTLATDIWRQTQFGFYEASAIPALILLAIAAPPLYLLSERGTVAS
- a CDS encoding ABC transporter ATP-binding protein, which encodes MTTDPAAAARGELAAAASALRVSGLRKYFGETRAVDGLDLEVPAGRICALLGPSGCGKTTALRAIAGLERADAGEITIGDRVVSSDSKWTPPEKRRIGMVFQDYALFPHLDVSGNVGYGLGRNPDAARIAEVLDLVGLGAERDRPVHQLSGGQQQRVALARALAPRPELVLLDEPFSNLDAILRERLREEIREILSEAGVTALFVTHDQQEALSLAETVAVMRAGRIEQVGTPEEVYTRPVNRWMAEFLGEVELLDGEVTGHRAETDLGPISVPEGTSGRVAIAIRPESLAIGMEGPSRAVEAEVVGRHFYGHDQMLRLRLRTGRELRCRRLGFPAWHPGDRVKVWVEGPVDVLAD